In a single window of the Antedon mediterranea chromosome 1, ecAntMedi1.1, whole genome shotgun sequence genome:
- the LOC140063553 gene encoding carbohydrate sulfotransferase 11-like yields MKKSGPTGMFMERQRRIQSQRVSHLKEACDTRHPELKNAPVSTTTEKHMFVNHNIRGIYCFIPKVACSNWKRVMMVLNGYPKEIEDITGPEAHELNGLPLLSSLSNAKKAHVLANYTKFMIVREPFLRILSAFKNKFEMNFDRRTNTIFQRFAKKIMRKYRQKASRSDLSTGRGLKFNEFVSYLTDPAQITKFEAHWQEMYKLCSPCKVNYDYIVKLETIKDDSDFILKSFKVSHLAKFPPADVQKGKPTNSSGKYDTSYRKLSPELINKLWDVYKTDFDLFNYSKPEYLF; encoded by the exons ATG AAGAAAAGTGGGCCTACTGGTATGTTCATGGAACGTCAAAGGCGAATTCAGTCACAGCGAGTAAGTCATTTGAAAGAAGCATGCGACACGAGGCACCCCGAACTAAAGAATGCACCGGTGTCAACAACCACAGAAAAACACATGTTTGTAAATCACAACATTAGAGGAATATACTGCTTTATACCTAAAGTTGCTTGTAGCAATTGGAAACGCGTTATGATGGTATTAAACGGTTATCCGAAAGAAATTGAAGACATAACTGGACCAGAGGCACATGAACTAAACGGATTGCCTTTACTATCGTCGTTATCTAACGCAAAGAAGGCCCACGTTCTTGCAAACTACACCAAATTTATGATTGTACGAGAACCATTTCTTCGAATTCTATCAGCTTTTAAGAATAAATTTGAGATGAACTTTGATCGGCGGACGAATACAATCTTTCAACGATTTGCAAAGAAAATTATGAGAAAATATCGACAAAAAGCATCCCGATCTGACCTTTCAACTGGTCGAGGATTAAAATTTAATGAGTTTGTGTCTTACCTTACAGACCcagcacaaataacaaaatttgAAGCCCACTGGCAGGAGATGTACAAATTATGTTCACCTTGTAAAGTTAATTACGACTATATTGTTAAACTAGAAACGATTAAAGATGATTCGGATTTTATTTTGAAGTCTTTTAAAGTATCTCATCTAGCTAAGTTTCCACCAGCAGATGTCCAGAAAGGAAAACCGACAAATAGTAGTGGCAAGTATGACACATCCTACAGAAAATTATCTCCTGAGCTGATAAACAAACTTTGGGACGTTTACAAAACTGATTTTGATTTATTCAATTATTCGAAACCcgaatatttattttaa